CGGTTTATTGGTTCAAGTGATTCTCGGGCGGGTTACATGGGTTGACCTGTGCCGGCTGGTTCTAACTGGTTCAATCTAAGGACTGTGTCGTGTAGGTGACTCATACTACTTCTCCTCGGTATGCTAGCTTTTTGTTTTCTCTTTTCTTTTGGCAAAGATGAACAGTCCAACGCTCGAAAGCAAAAATAGAATACCGAACCTTCCGAAGTATGCCGATTCTTTCAGGTGTGCACGTGTCGGCTCTATGTTTCCTTCGAGGGCTAGATCGGCCGAATCAAGTGCATCTCTTACGGCCCAGATATATCCCGCTAAGCAGATGCAAGCCATTACGAAAAGGATGTAAGATGTTATCTTCAATTATTTTTAGAACGATGAGTAGTGGCGCGCCACAGGCGTTGCCACCTACGCCTGGTTCGCATTTAAAGTATGTGGGGTTTCCAAGTATCAAGATCATTGTGTTCGAGTCTGTCGATCAACCATCTTTCATTCATTCTCTTCAGAATGTATCGATACTTTCCTCCTCTCAAAATGGCTTCTCGCTCTGATTCAACCTGAGCCAGATTTCCTTCTTCTTTTGTTTTAGTTATCTTTTCTTTCTCGGGATCGTATTCTGGTGGGTGCTGGAATGATCCCTGACGTCCGTATTTTCGTTCTTTCGGAGTGCAGAATGCCAGAAATATCTCGTTCATCTTCTCCATACT
The Coraliomargarita sinensis DNA segment above includes these coding regions:
- a CDS encoding NTF2 fold immunity protein, translating into MNQSSNCDFSSPESVTRSFIESMHQWEIESEQERRAARKTDDPASYQSKSMEKMNEIFLAFCTPKERKYGRQGSFQHPPEYDPEKEKITKTKEEGNLAQVESEREAILRGGKYRYILKRMNERWLIDRLEHNDLDTWKPHIL